Proteins co-encoded in one Macrobrachium nipponense isolate FS-2020 chromosome 24, ASM1510439v2, whole genome shotgun sequence genomic window:
- the LOC135205718 gene encoding uncharacterized protein LOC135205718, with amino-acid sequence MASWIRLAVLSALAVSTLSLAAPDGAYNIPQVGTGRRSQYFVLHRDGTHKYGYDTGKGAFETAKSTKVGQQKGGFGYVDPDGHSVNLQYTAGEAGFVPTGAHLPQPHPDFHKAHAAARARPPFVDPLANPNADASYGFQFAGEGQTRSENSDASGNVRGSYSYTDDDGITRTYSYTAGRGTGFVVEGNDLPLSPPTPESSGSTPAATRRSSSGTTISSSGTRTPISGSSLSASPSVITYSSSANPSRPSSAPVAASGGSSGPSSPSQTSSNNDGSYAFSFNAGDHSRSESADNKLNVQGQFSFVADDGVRRRVNYRAGPNTGFTASGDHLPTAPSSNTPVSSPPSTSRGPAGVLTYSAPSASSPTSAATTFSGQRPSSGRRPSSPSTPPHFQPANTRGQLRPDGSYAFGYETSSHSRKEAGDTNNNVIGDFAFVADDGQRRQIQYEAGSDTGFIAEGSHIPKGPIVPGAPSGQPTGRITPVRQVPFIDPLANSNADASYNFAFDSEQYSRSETADAHGNVRGTYTVVDDDGTRRTVHFRAGQGIGFEANEVSSSKGPAPSTSSSHSPTSSSATSQSGTFSSSASSSAATSSSHSATSLSASAYSAPSSRPSASENFRLTQYDASKNPNKFGYVLTFD; translated from the exons ATGGCCTCTTGGATTAgattg GCAGTGTTGTCTGCTCTGGCAGTTAGCACACTCAGTTTAGCCGCACCAGATGGAGCTTACAACATTCCTCAAGTGGGCACCGGAAGGCGTTCTCAATACTTCGTCCTTCACAGAGATGGAACTCACAAGTATGGATATGACACTGGAAAGGGAGCCTTTGAGACTGCCAAGTCTACTAAGGTTGGTCAACAAAAAGGAGGCTTTGGCTATGTTGACCCTGATGGCCATTCTGTGAATCTCCAATACACAGCTGGTGAGGCTGGTTTTGTCCCAACTGGAGCTCACCTCCCACAACCACATCCTGACTTCCATAAGGCCCATGCTGCTGCAAGGGCTCGACCACCTTTCGTTGACCCTCTGGCCAACCCAAATGCTGATGCTTCTTATGGTTTCCAGTTTGCTGGAGAGGGACAAACAAGATCAGAGAACAGTGATGCTAGTGGCAATGTCCGAGGATCTTACTCCTACACAGACGATGATGGAATCACAAGAACCTACTCTTACACTGCAGGTCGTGGTACTGGATTTGTTGTAGAAGGTAATGACCTTCCACTGTCACCTCCAACTCCTGAATCTTCTGGCTCTACTCCAGCAGCTACTCGACGTTCCTCCTCAGGCACCACAATCTCCTCTAGTGGTACAAGAACTCCAATCTCAGGATCTTCACTCTCTGCCTCCCCATCAGTCATAACTTACTCATCGTCTGCTAACCCTTCTAGACCATCTTCTGCTCCTGTTGCTGCTTCTGGGGGATCAAGtggaccatcttccccttcacaAACCTCATCTAATAATGATGGCTCTTACGCTTTCTCTTTCAATGCTGGCGACCATTCCCGTTCAGAATCTGCCGACAATAAACTCAATGTACAGGGACAGTTTTCTTTTGTTGCTGATGATGGTGTCAGAAGAAGGGTTAATTATCGAGCTGGACCTAATACAGGATTCACTGCATCTGGAGATCATCTCCCAACTGCCCCATCTTCAAACACACCTGTGTCTTCCCCACCATCTACATCCCGAGGACCAGCAGGTGTATTAACTTACAGTGCTCCATCTGCTTCTTCTCCAACTTCTGCCGCTACCACATTCTCCGGCCAGCGTCCATCTTCTGGTCGTCGACCCTCCTCTCCCTCAACTCCTCCACATTTCCAACCAGCTAATACTCGCGGTCAGTTGAGACCAGATGGAAGTTATGCTTTTGGATATGAAACGTCCAGTCACTCAAGGAAGGAAGCAGGTGACACCAACAACAATGTCATTGGAGACTTTGCTTTTGTTGCTGATGATGGTCAGCGTCGACAGATCCAGTATGAAGCCGGTTCTGATACAGGATTCATTGCTGAAGGATCCCACATTCCAAAAGGTCCAATTGTTCCAGGAGCACCTTCTGGTCAGCCTACAGGAAGGATTACACCTGTAAGACAAGTCCCATTCATTGACCCATTAGCTAATTCCAATGCTGATGCCTCATACAACTTTGCCTTTGACTCTGAACAGTATTCACGATCAGAGACTGCAGATGCTCATGGTAATGTTAGGGGAACTTACACTGTGGTAGATGACGATGGAACCCGACGCACGGTTCACTTCCGTGCTGGACAAGGAATTGGTTTTGAAGCCAATGAAGTTTCCTCCTCAAAAGGACCTGCTCCATCTACCTCATCATCACACAGTCCAACCTCTTCCTCAGCAACATCTCAGTCGGGAACATTCTCCTCATCAGCGTCTTCCTCAGCAGCAACGTCATCCTCTCATAGTGCAACATCACTTTCTGCTTCAGCTTACTCTGCTCCCTCCTCACGTCCATCTGCTTCAGAAAACTTCAGACTCACTCAGTATGATGCTTCAAAGAACCCAAATAAGTTTGGTTATGTTCTCACTTTCGATTAA
- the LOC135205724 gene encoding uncharacterized protein LOC135205724, giving the protein MASWIRLAVLSALAVSTLSLAAPDGAYNIPQVGTGRRSQYFVLHRDGTHKYGYDTGKGAFETAKSTKVGQQKGGFGYVDPDGHSVNLQYTAGEAGFVPTGAHLPQPHSDFHKAHAAARARPPFVDPLANPNADASYGFQFAGEGQTRSEKSDASGNVRGSYSYTDDDGITRTYSYTAGRGTGFVVEGNDLPLSPPTPQSSGSTPAATRRSSSGTTISSSGTTTPHSGSSLSASPSVITYSSPANPSRPSSAPVAASGGSSGPSSPSQTSSNNDGSYAFSFNAGDHSRSESADNKLNVQGQFSFVADDGVRRRVNYRAGPNTGFTASGDHLPTAPSSNTPVSSPPSTSQGTAGVLTYSAPPASSPASAATTFSGQRPSSGRRPSSSSTPPHFQPANTRGQLRPDGSYAFGYETSSHSRKEAGDTNNNVDGDFAFVADDGQRRQIQYEAGSDTGFIAEGSHIPKGPIVPGAPSGQPTGRITPVRQVPFIDPLANSNADASYNFAFDSEQYSRSETADAHGNVRGTYTVVDDDGTRRTVHFRAGQGIGFEANEVSSSKGPAPSTSSSHSPTSSSATSQSGTFSSSASSSAATSSSHSATSLSASAYSAPSQSPSASENFRLTQYDASKNPNKFGYVLTFD; this is encoded by the exons ATGGCCTCTTGGATTAgattg GCAGTGTTGTCTGCTCTGGCAGTTAGCACACTCAGTTTAGCCGCACCAGATGGAGCTTACAACATTCCTCAAGTCGGCACCGGAAGGCGTTCTCAATACTTCGTCCTTCACAGAGATGGAACTCACAAGTATGGATATGACACTGGAAAGGGAGCCTTTGAGACTGCCAAGTCTACTAAGGTTGGTCAACAAAAAGGAGGCTTTGGCTATGTTGACCCTGATGGCCATTCTGTGAATCTCCAATACACAGCTGGTGAGGCTGGTTTTGTCCCAACTGGAGCTCACCTCCCACAACCACATTCTGACTTCCATAAAGCCCATGCTGCTGCAAGGGCTCGTCCACCTTTCGTTGACCCTCTGGCCAACCCAAATGCTGATGCTTCTTATGGTTTCCAGTTTGCTGGAGAGGGACAAACAAGATCAGAGAAAAGTGATGCCAGTGGCAATGTCCGGGGATCTTACTCCTACACAGACGATGATGGAATCACAAGAACCTACTCTTACACTGCAGGTCGTGGTACTGGATTTGTTGTAGAAGGTAATGACCTTCCACTGTCACCTCCAACTCCTCAGTCTTCTGGCTCTACTCCAGCAGCTACTCGACGTTCCTCCTCAGGCACCACAATCTCCTCTAGTGGTACAACAACTCCACACTCAGGATCTTCACTCTCTGCCTCCCCATCAGTCATAACTTACTCATCGCCTGCTAACCCTTCTAGACCATCTTCTGCTCCTGTTGCTGCTTCTGGGGGATCAAGtggaccatcttccccttcacaAACCTCATCTAATAATGATGGCTCTTACGCTTTCTCTTTCAATGCTGGCGACCATTCCCGTTCAGAATCTGCCGACAATAAACTCAATGTACAGGGACAGTTTTCTTTTGTTGCTGATGATGGTGTCAGAAGAAGGGTTAATTATCGAGCTGGACCTAATACAGGATTCACTGCATCTGGAGATCATCTCCCAACTGCCCCATCTTCAAACACACCTGTGTCTTCCCCACCGTCTACATCCCAAGGAACCGCAGGTGTATTAACTTACAGTGCTCCACCTGCTTCTTCTCCAGCTTCTGCTGCTACCACATTCTCTGGCCAGCGTCCATCTTCTGGTCGTCGACCCTCCTCTTCCTCAACTCCTCCACATTTCCAACCAGCTAATACTCGCGGTCAGTTGAGACCAGATGGAAGTTATGCTTTTGGATATGAAACGTCCAGTCACTCAAGGAAGGAAGCAGGTGacaccaacaacaatgttgatggagACTTTGCTTTTGTTGCTGATGATGGTCAGCGTCGACAGATCCAGTATGAAGCCGGTTCTGATACAGGATTCATTGCTGAAGGATCCCACATTCCAAAAGGTCCAATTGTTCCAGGAGCACCTTCTGGTCAGCCTACAGGAAGGATTACACCTGTAAGACAAGTCCCATTCATTGACCCATTAGCTAATTCCAATGCTGATGCCTCATACAACTTTGCCTTTGACTCTGAACAGTATTCAAGATCGGAGACTGCAGATGCTCATGGTAATGTTAGGGGAACTTACACTGTGGTAGATGACGATGGAACCCGACGCACGGTTCACTTCCGTGCTGGACAAGGAATTGGTTTTGAAGCCAATGAAGTTTCCTCCTCAAAAGGACCTGCTCCATCTACCTCATCATCACACAGTCCAACCTCTTCCTCAGCAACATCTCAGTCGGGAACATTCTCCTCATCAGCGTCTTCCTCAGCAGCAACGTCATCCTCTCATAGTGCAACATCACTTTCTGCTTCAGCTTACTCTGCTCCCTCTCAAAGTCCATCTGCTTCAGAAAACTTCAGACTCACTCAGTATGATGCTTCAAAGAACCCAAATAAGTTTGGCTATGTTCTCACTTTCGATTAA